The region CCGGCACCCAGGTCCCCCTACAAAGCCGACACCCTGATCATCGAAAGCACCTATGGCAATCGCATCCACGAAAGCCGCAAGGATCGGCGCCTCAAGCTCAAAGCCGCCATTGAACACGCCCTGAAAAACGACGGCACCGTGATCATACCGGCCTTCAGCATCGGCCGAACCCAGGAGCTGCTCTATGAGCTGGAAGACCTGATCTACCGGGGAGGGGAAACCTGGCAAAAAATGGAAATCATCGTCGACTCACCCCTCGCCGCCAAATTCACCCAGGTGTATCGAGAGCTAAAACCCTTCTGGGACGCCGAAGCCCAGAAGCGGCTCAAGGCCGGTCGTCACCCGTTGAGTTTTGACAACCTCTACACCGTCAACAGCCACGAAGAACACCTGCAGACCGTGGACTACCTCGCCAAAACCGGCCGCCCGGCCATCGTCCTGGCCGCGAGCGGCATGGCCGCCGGGGGCAGGGTGGTGAACTACCTCAAAGCCATGCTGGGAGATGAGCGCCACCAGGTCCTGTTCGTCGGCTACCAGGCCCACGGCACCCCCGGTCGCACCATCCAGCAATACGGCCCCACCCACGGCTGGGTCGAACTCGACGGCGAGCGCCGCACCATCCGGGCGGGTGTCACCACCATCGGCGGCTACTCAGCCCACGCAGACCAGAATGACCTGGTGCATTTTGTAAAACGGATGAAGCAATGGCCCAGCACCATCCGCTTGGTCCACGGCGACCGGGAAGCAAGGGAAACGCTAAAGGAAAAATACCAGGCACTGGGCGAATCCCGTCACCACCACTTCAACATCCTTCTACCCACCAACGACTAATCAAAGGGGTCAGAGTCATTTGAATTTTACAAGGAGGAAATCATGCCAAGACGGCCACGTCCCTATTTGCCAGGGTACCCGCAACACGTTATTCAACGGGGCAACAACCGAAGCGCTTGTTTCGCAGATGAAAAAGACTACAAGGTCTATTTAAAGTATTTGCGGGAAGCGGCCGAACAGTGTCAGGTGGCCCTACACGCTTACGTTTTGATGAGCAATCACGTTCACCTGCTGCTCACGCCCTCAGATGAGTCTGGTGTCGCTCGAATGATGCAAGCTTTGGGGCGACGATATGTGCAGTACTTCAACAAAAGCTACGAACGCACCGGGACGTTGTGGGAGGGGCGGTACCGATCAACCTTGGTCGACTCCGAAAGTTACTTGCTTGCAGCGTACCGATATATAGAACTCAACCCCGTGCGGGCAGGCATGGTAGATCACCCATCAGAATACCCTTGGTCGAGCTACGCCCATAATGCTGTGGGGCGTACAGACGCCCGAATTACGCCTCATCCGGGCTATGAAGCGTTGGGTGCTCACCCGAAAAGGAGGCAAGAGGCTTACCGGGCCCTGTTCGAAGAAATATTGCCGAAATCCGATGTTCAGAAAATAACCGAAGCCACCGAACGAGCTTGGGTATTGGGCAGTGAACGTTTCAAACGAGACTTCGAGCGACGAACAGGGCGCCCCGCCGCAGCTCGGCCGAAGGGCGGTGACCGCAAATCAGCCGACTGGAAGAAAACCAAAGGGGTCAGAGTCGTTTG is a window of Marinimicrobium sp. C6131 DNA encoding:
- a CDS encoding MBL fold metallo-hydrolase RNA specificity domain-containing protein, translating into MDYPKFQHHGGADGVTGSCHRYIAGPDHAVLIDCGLFQGQDADHIDSLEQHQIHFDLSAVFALIITHVHIDHIGRLPYLMAAGFKGPIYCSEPSAKLLPLVIEDALKIGFTRDARLINQFLDTVNQQLKPLPYRQWHTILDDEQRKIRIKLQRAGHILGSAYVEVDQLDKPSGQSHRTVFSGDLGAPYAPLLPAPRSPYKADTLIIESTYGNRIHESRKDRRLKLKAAIEHALKNDGTVIIPAFSIGRTQELLYELEDLIYRGGETWQKMEIIVDSPLAAKFTQVYRELKPFWDAEAQKRLKAGRHPLSFDNLYTVNSHEEHLQTVDYLAKTGRPAIVLAASGMAAGGRVVNYLKAMLGDERHQVLFVGYQAHGTPGRTIQQYGPTHGWVELDGERRTIRAGVTTIGGYSAHADQNDLVHFVKRMKQWPSTIRLVHGDREARETLKEKYQALGESRHHHFNILLPTND
- a CDS encoding transposase; protein product: MPRRPRPYLPGYPQHVIQRGNNRSACFADEKDYKVYLKYLREAAEQCQVALHAYVLMSNHVHLLLTPSDESGVARMMQALGRRYVQYFNKSYERTGTLWEGRYRSTLVDSESYLLAAYRYIELNPVRAGMVDHPSEYPWSSYAHNAVGRTDARITPHPGYEALGAHPKRRQEAYRALFEEILPKSDVQKITEATERAWVLGSERFKRDFERRTGRPAAARPKGGDRKSADWKKTKGVRVV